Within Rhodopirellula islandica, the genomic segment CAGACCACTAAGCAGCTCGTCCAAAACTTGTCGCTCGGTGGCCCCCACCGGGCGACAGGATCCTGTCGTTTACAGCGACGTTGATCGAGCTTCGATCCGTTTCAAAATGTCACGGATCTCGGTCAGCGTCGCTTGGACGTTCGTATCCACTATCCCATCCGGTTCCGCTGCCGCGGTCAAACGAGCGGGCTCGCCGCCGGTCACCATGTCGCGTTGCTTCAACACCGCATCGCGAAAAGACCGGCCATTTCGGATGCCGGTCAGTCGGACCAACGAACCTGGTCCCGATTGACCAGCCGTCTCGACGCTGACGGCTTCCAAATCGAGCGACCGCATGATCGGCCCTTGGACCAACCCCAAGTCGGTGATCCGATCCAGCGGCACCGTCTTCTCTTGCCGGACCAGAACACCACGGCTGACTTTCAGCGTTCGCTCGGTCAGCGTGCAGCGGTGACTCTTCAGATACAGCCCCGAAATGTACCAAGCCAGCGGAGCGATCAACGGCAACAGCGGGATCAGGAAGATTGTCAAAAACGTGGTCAGAACCGCACTGATCAACCAATACACTCTGACTTTGGGATTGAATTCCGCTTCCCAAAGGACGGTTTCGTCGGTGTCATTCATCGTTGTGATCAGCCAATTTCAGGAGGCGAGTGTCATACCCAACGCTCTTCGGACACGAACGCCCGATCTTGGCAACACTTCGTCGATTCCGCGTGAGAAACCCCAGGTTGCTTGAAGGGTTTCCGCAACCGACGCCTCCCCTGAAACAAAGGAGGCCGTGCAGTATTTGAAATGCTGTGCCAGTAACGCCTTGAGAACCCCGCCCGCGCAGAGGTCGCGCCGTTTTGAAGTGCCGTGCTCGCAAGGTTGAATTCACCCTCCTGAACGCAGTTGGGGAGGGTCGGAATGCGAGCGTTCAGCGAGAATTCCGGGGAGGGCTGTCCGCGCCGTTTCCCATGCCCGGCCCTCACCCTCGCGTACGCCTGAACGGCGTCGCTTGACCGATCTCCGATCTCCGATCTCCGATCTCCCAAACTTCGTTTCGGGAGAGGTACGCCAATGCAGAAACCCGCCCAAACGCAGCACCAGAAAACGGCACGGCTTCCATTCAAGGGAGAGGACGATCCGGCATTTCGCGTTTCATGTGTTCAAATGCTTTGGGCGTCGCCAACCGTCCACGCCGAGTCCGCACCAACAGTTCGCTTCGCAACAAGAACGGTTCGACTTCGTCTTCGAGCGTGTCCGAGCTGACGTTCATCGTGTGGGCGATCGCGTCCAAGCCCGCTGGCCCGCCCAGGAAAACTCGCATCAGCGTGTCCAAGTAGTTGCGATCTTGTTTGTCGAGCCCCAGATGATCGATGCCGATCATGTCCAACGCCGCTTCGCAGATTCTCGCTTCCACGTTGCCATTCGCTTTGCTTTGAGCGTAGTCCCGCACCCAGAGCAAGCGGTTGTTCGCCAACCGAGGTGTGCTGCGACTTCGATCCGCGATGACTCCCGCCGAGATTGGGTCGACCTCGATGTTCAGCTTCTTCGAATTGCGCTGAACAATCTCCGCCAACTCGTTTCGCGTGTACCAGCCAAGGTGCTCACGGATTTGGAACCGATCTCGCAGGGGAGCGGTCAACATCCCGGCTCGGGTGGTCGCCCCGATCAACGTGAACGGTTCCAAACTCAGGTTCAAGGTTCGCGCGTTGACCCCTTCGCCGAGCACAATGTCGATTCGAAAATCTTCCATCGCGGTGTACAGGTACTCTTCGATCGCTCGAGGAACGCGGTGAATTTCATCGATGAACAGCACCGAACCTCGCGAAACGTTCGTCAGGTACGGCAGCAAATCTCGCGGGGCTTTCAACCCGGCCCCGTTGGCCATTTGGACCGTCGTGTTCATTTCGGAGGGGATCACGGTCGCAAACGTGGTCTTCCCCAGCCCCGGCGGCCCATCGAACAGAATGTGTCCCAGCGGTTCGCCACGCACCTGAGCCGCATCGATGGCGATTCGCAATCGTTCGATCACGTCCTGCTGCCCCACCATCTCGGCCATGCGTTGCGGGCGGAGGGTGACATCCGGATCAGGACCTCGATCGGGCTCCTCCCCGCCATCAGCGATGCTGTTGGTTGGCGGTGGCCCATCCTCAGGCGGATCCCCGCCAGGGTCAGGATTCGATTGTTGGTAAATTGCTTCGCGAGCCATCAGGCGATCAATCAAACGGTTTCAGGCAATGAAATGTGTCCGGGACGTCTCCAATCCGCCCGGAAAGTTCTGCTACTGTAACGGTCCGCTGGCAACCCGCGAAGCGACAAACCCAATCGAACCAACGATGACGTCCCCCGATCCATCCGATCTCGACCCGCCTGAGCCCCACGATTCACGGGCTTCGGACCACGCTGCCGCCGATCCGGCTTTCTCCGCCGAATCGTCGAATCGGGCCGAGGAGATCGCCCAGTACGAGCCGTATTTGCGGATGTTGGCTCGAATGCAAATGCGAGCCAACTACAAAGCCAAATTGGGCGCATCTGACATCGTCCAGCAAACCATGTTGCAAGCGGTCGCCGCCGTCGATCAATATCGCGGCACCACGGAAGCCGAGTGGCGGGCCTGGTTGCGGAAGATTCTGGTGCGGCAAATGTGCCACCTGGATCGCGACCTGCACCGCGACAAACGAGACATCCGCCGCGAACAGTCGATGGAACAACGGGTCGCTCAATCCTCCATGCGGCTGGAAGGTTTGCTGGCCGGCGATGTTGGCACCCCCAGCCAGCACGCGATGGTGGGCGAATCGCTGTTGACGTTGGCCGATGCGATCGAATCGTTGCCCGAAGCTCAGCGAGACGCGATCTCGCTGCACTACCTGGAAGGATTGAAACTGTCCGATGTCGCCGAACGAATGGACAAAACCGCTGGATCAGTCGCGGGACTGCTGCACCGAGGCATGAAACAATTGCGACAGAACTTCCATGAATGAGCCATCCGATTCCCCGAAAGACGAGATCCCGGAAGACGGGCCCCCTGAAAACGCAGAAGCACTCGACAACGAGTTCGATGACGACGAGGAAGGTTTTTCGCTCGAACAACTCGGGGCCGCCTACGCCCGTGTCGCGGCCATGTCAGAAAGCGGTGACGACGCGCCCGCGGACCTGGATCCGGCCGAACTGCTGCGTGCCGAACCAGACCCCGCCCCCAGGGACGAAGAATCGGGAAACGAATTTGTCGAGGAGGATCCGGACAGCGACGAAGCACTCGCCGTCGCGGCACAAAGTTCCGCCGATTCCGACGCCACGGCGGATCACGCCGCCACCCCAGAAGCCATCGTGGAAGCCGCCCTGTTTGTCGGGCACCCAGAAAACCTGCCGCTGACGCCTCCCCGTCTGGCCTCGATCATGCGAGGTTTTTCGCCCGAGGAAGTCGTCGAAATCATCGAGAAGCTGAATGCCTCGTACCGCACCGAACGCCAGGGCATCCGGATCGTCGAACAAGACGGCGGGTACCGCATGGTGGTGGCTCCCGAAGTGGAATCGGTCCGCGCCGCATTCACCGGCAAAGTTCGCGAAACGCGGCTGAATCAAGCTGCCGTTGAGGTGCTTTCCCTGGTCGCTTATCAACCCGGTATCACCTCCGCACGCGTCACCGATTTGAGAGGACGCGACAGCGGCTCGTTGCTGAATCAAATGGTGCGTCGCCGGCTCGTCGAAGTCAAACGGGAACCCGGCGAGGGCACCGACAAACTGGTATCGCGATTCTATCCCGGCGAGCGATTGCTCGTTCTTTTAGGACTCGAGTCCATCGATGACTTGCCGCACGTCGAGGAAGCCAACATGTGAGTCGCCCTCCGCCGCCGCTCGCCGAGCCTGCATCGCTCGTTGACGGTTTTCTTGGCGGATCAATTGCCCACAGGCGGCTTCGATGTCATGGCCCAAACTGTACCGCACCGTGGTCTTCAAACCGGACGCCTTCAAGAGGTCGGCGAACGATTCGATCGTCGGTCGCGGCGACGCTTGCAGGTGGGGCGACGCCTCAATCGTGTTGTATGGAATCAGATTCACGTGCACCCGCAGATCGCCAATCCAATCGATCAATCGCTTCGCGTCCTCAGCGGAATCGTTCACGCCGCGAAGCATCAAGTATTCGATCATGAACTCACGATCTTGAATCGTTTGAATCTCCTGGATCGTGTCGTGCAATTGCGTCAACGAAGCCTTCTTGCCCAGCGGAATGATGGTCTCACGGGTCGCTTGATCGGCGGAATGCAAGCTGAGAGCAAGATTCAATCGCGGAAATGCGTTGGCCAACCGCAGCATCGCCGCGGGCACGCCGACCGTGGACACCAACACCGTCGACGGCGAACGGGCAAAATGGTCCGGTGCGGTTAGCAACTGGATCGCTTCGGTCACGTTGGCTTCGTTGTGCAGAGGTTCCCCCATCCCCATGAACACAATGTTGCTCAGCCGCCTGTTTTCGGCTCGCAGAATCTGTCCCGCCTGAACGACTTGGTCCAAGATTTCCTCTGTGGCCAAGTTCTTGGCGATCCCCATTTTGCCGGTCGCGCAGAAGTCACAGGCAGCGGCACATCCGATTTGACTGGACACACACAAGGTCGTTCGCCCCGATGCGATTCGAAGGATCACGCTTTCGATCAGCAATCCCGAATCGGTTTCGAACAACAGTTTGGTCGCCCCGTCGATCTCGGAATCCATCCGCTGAAAAAGTTTCAGGGCGTGCAACTGGACCGCGTCGGAGGCCGGAAATCGTTCCCTGACAACGTCGTCAGGCTCAAACTTTTTCAGCAGCCCGTTTCGAAGCTGCCGAATCAACTGCGGGTCCAAGCGACGATCGCGACGCAATGTTTCCATCTCGTCCATTCGAAACAGTCGGTGGGTGGCAGCGGCGGCAGACATTCAGCAAAGGTGGGGTTCGTTGGGAGACGGGGTGGGTGGTGGGTCGTTCCGCCAGGACGCGTGGATTAAAGTGGCGGTCAATTGAGGGACGCAGAGTGGAAGGACGCTGATTGGCGGTATCCAAGCAGAAACCTGTTAGGTTGTGAGCGTTCAAAACGAAGCATAGAAAAGGCCCTCCCGATTTTCTGTCAAGAATTGAAATCCAAAGAATGAATCTGCGTCGCCCCCCTCTTTTGTTTTGTTTCGCGGTTTGGATCGGCTGCTTCGCCACGGCGGCGCACGCACAACGGAATCTAACCGATATCCCGGAACCCGACCCGGTCGCCGAAGCGGCGGCGATGAAATTGGACTCCGGCGCGGCCGTCAATCTTTTTGCCGCGGATCCGGCGATTCGCAAACCAATTCAAATGAACTTCGACTGCACAGGTGCCCTGTGGGTCGCCAGCAGCAAGTCGTACCCGCAAGTCAAACCGGGTGAAATCCCCAACGACCAGATTGTCGTGCTGCGAGATTTGGACCACGACGGCGTCGCCGAATCCAGCACCGTTTTCGCGGACGGGTTGCTGATCCCCACCGGAGTGATTCCGGACGGACCGCACGCTGCCTACGTCGCCGCCAGCACCGAACTGCTGTACTTCGAAGACACCGACCACGACGGCGTCGCCGACAAACGTCGGATCGTGCTCAGTGGATTTGGAACGGAAGACACGCACCACTTGGTTCACACCCTTCGCTGGGGCCCGGATGGATGCCTGTACTTCAATCAATCCATCTATATCCACTCGCACATCGACACTCCCGATGGAACCAAACGCTTGGACGGTGGTGGCATTTGGCGTTACCGCCCCAGCACCGGACAACTCGACGTTTTCTGCAAAGGGTTCATCAATCCGTGGGGCCACATCGTGGATACGAATGGCGAATCCTTCGTCTCCGACGGCGCAGCCTTTGACGGCATCACCCACGCCTTCCCCGACGCGGTCTTCAAGACATCGCCCGGTGCGACCCGATGGTTGCTGGGATTGAACCCTGGCAGTCCGAAGTATTGCGGATTGGAAATTCTCTCGGGATCACACATTCCGCCCGAATGGAAAGGCGACCTGATCACCAACGACTTCCGAAGCCACCGTGTGTGCCGGTTCAGCATCCGTCCCAATGGAGCGGACTACATCAGCCGCCAACAACCGGAACCGCTGACGACGGAGCACGTTGCCTTTCGCCCGATCGATGCTCGGATGGCTCCCGACGGCACCCTGATGATCGCCGACTGGTACAACCCGATCATCCAACACGGCGAAGTCGACTTCCGTGACCCACGTCGCGACACCGAACACGGCCGCATTTGGCGACTGTCGTTTCCCAATCGACCGCTCGACCCTTGGCCCGATTTCCTGGCCTCCTCCACGCCGGAACTGCTGGGATACCTCGAAGACGAATCCCTGACCGTCCGACAATTCGCTCGGCAAACGCTCTGGGATCACCTGGAAGATCCGGGCTTCTTTGATCAAGTCGGCAACTGGGTTCAAAGCCGGGAAGATGGTTTGGCCCACCGACAACTCGAGTCTCAGTGGCTTCGCGAAGCCGCGTTCCAACCGATCGCGACCGACGCCGCCATCGCTCAACTCAATGCCTGGAAAGCCGACCCCAGTTCGGTCCCGGACAACGCTCGCGCCTGGCTGCGAAGCCAGTTCCGATCAGCCGATCAAACCAGGGTGACGGATCCCGCAAATGCAACCAAAGCAATGACCGATGCAGCCAGCTTGGTCGAAGCGGCAATCGACATCGCCGATCCCGCTTTGACGCTGGAAGTCGTCGTGCAATGTGGACAACTCGACAGCGAAGAATCCGCCGTCTGGTTGCATCAAATCCTCGCCAGAACGCTGGCTTCCGATCAACCGTTGTCCTCGCAAGCGTCGCTTGATTTCGCGCTCTGGCAATCGATTCGCGAAACGGCGGAGCATTGGCAGCGAGGGAACGAGACGCTGCAACAGATTTGGGAAGATTCCCCACAAACCCTTGCCTGGTCCGTCGGAGCCGTCGGCAGCGCCGATGCCGCGAAACTGTTGATCGATCGTGTCGCGTGGGATCAATCGTCTCCCGATGCCGCGGATGACCAATGGTTGAAAGCAATCGGCGAAGTGGCAACCGCGGAGCAACTGGGGAGTGTCCTGAGCCGTTTGCTCGGCGGTGATCCTTCGCAAGTCCAACACCGAATCAGCGTTTTGTTGGAGTCAACTTCGAAACGTAAAAACGTGGCCCCCACCAACGCCGATGCCAGCGTGAAGCAGTGGCTGAGCAAACAAACCACCAAGGACCTGAAGCCGTCGACGCTGCGTTGGATTTCGCAATCCACCCAGCAGTGGAAGTTGAAGTCCACCGAGGCAACCTTGCTGTCCGCTATCCAAACGCGATCGGATGCCTCCGCCGCTGATCGTCAGGTGTGGATCAAAGCTCTGGCATCGCTACCGACGCCGCAAGCGAACCAACAATTGATGAGCATTGCGAAATCAGGATCGGTTGCCGATCGAGTCGCAGCCATCGATGGCTTGGTCGCCTCACGTCCAGGTGCCGCGATTCCTTTGGTGCTCAGTGCACTTACAAAACCGGAAACGTCGGAAGCAGCTCATGGCTGGTTGGTCAGCGCTCTTTCACGACCTGATTTGGTGAAACGCTACACCGAGAAGATGAACGAGACCGAACTGGCCTCCGACACCGCTCGCACGTTGCTTCGCGCCATCCGTTCGGCTGGCGGAAATGCAGGACTGGAACAAGCGATCCGAAAGGCGGGCAAACTCGCCGACGCGACTTGGAAACTGACGCCGGAACTCAAATCACGGCTGCTGAAACGGGTCCAAGAATCCGGCTCGGCGACTCGTGGTGAGTTGGTTTATCGCCGCCAAGAATTGCAGTGCATCTCTTGCCATGCCATCGGAACAGCGGGAGGACTGGTCGGTCCCAACTTGGTTTCGCTGGGCGGCAGTTCCCAACCGGACTACGTCCTGGAGTCACTGCTCGATCCGAGTGCGCGACTGAAAGAAGGCTATTCCACTCGCAAGATTTTGACCGAAGACGGAGAGGTCATCAGCGGAATCGCGATTGGACAAACCGACGACGCGACCCGTTTGCGATTGGCCGATGGAACCGAACGTGAAATCGAAACCGATGCGATCTTGGATGACGCCCCTGGCAAATCACTGATGCCGGAAGGGTTGCTCGACAATCTGACCGAAGCCGAATTGGTCGACTTGACGACGTTCTTGGTCGCACTGGGGCGAGATCCAAAGTTCACGGTTTCGACGCAGAACATCGTGCGAAGCTTTGAAACGCTGAATTACACCGCGGCCGCAAACGGACGACTGAATCGAACCAGTGTCGACACCGCCGCCCAGGACGATCCCGCGATGACTTGGCGAGACCTGACCTCGATGGTCGATGGAACCGTTCGCTTGGAAGAACTGGATCGATTCAAACAACATCGCCAATCACCGTTCATCAGCTTCCTACGTTTTGACATCGAAGTCACGCCTTCGGATTCCAACACCGAGACCGCAACCATTGCGTTGAAGTTGATTGAATCCACCCCATCCGCGGACGACGAAAAATCGTGGGACGGCTTCGAGGCGTGGGTGGATGGCAAACCGACACCAACCTGGCAATTGAAGAATCTCCCCTTGTCGCGAGGTCGCCACCGGATCACGTTGTCGATCAATCGTGACGAAATGATGTCGGCGTTTGGAATCGCTCTCGAAGGCGATGCGATCGCAGCGTCTCAAAATTGAAAGGGAGTTTGTGGGACGACGCAAAAAGAACCAGCAACGAACCAGTGGCTCCGCTCCGCGTGAAGATTCCCATTCCCGCGATGCGGACTCCGCGTCTCCTGGTTCGACGCCGTCCGACTCAGGGTTTCCTGACTCGTCACCTGCATCCGAAACAGCTGCCCAAACCGCCGGTGACGAACCACTGAACGCGGTGGTCAGTGATCCTGAATCGGAGCCCCAGGACACAGAGGTCCCACCAGGCAATCGCAAACAGATCCTCTTCCCTCAACTGCCATCGCTCTCACGGATCATGTCCGTGGTCATGTTGGTGATTGGGATTTTGGCGGTTGGCGTCCTGTTCTACCGCTTGATGGTTGGGTTCTTTGTCCCGCTGTTTCTGGCAGCGTTGCTGGTCGTCATCTTCCGTCCCATCCATCTGTGGATCTTTGAGAAAGTCGGGCGACGCCGACGGCTCGCGGCGGGTTCGACCACCGCGTTGATTTTGTTGATCGTGTTGCTGCCCATGGGCATTTTGGTGTCGGTGGCCACCACTCAGTTCACGATCCTGCTCAGCAAAATGAATCTGAGCAACATGTCGGTCGCGATGGACCGTGTCCGTTCACAAGTCGGCCTGTCGTTGCCCCACCCAGAACACTTTCGTGAACTGGACCGCATCATCGGGGACATCACCGTGCCCCAAGCCGACAATCCACAAGCGGTGCAGGACAAAATCAACGAACTGAATCAAGCCGCGGCGATCGTCACGTACTTGCAATCGGAAGTTCCCGACGCGGGCGTTGCCGAGGCGGCCGCTGAAATCGCGGTCAACAACTTGAGCCAGTTCTCGGACCTACTCAAACAGTCGATCCAGTCCCAAACGATCGAATCGGAGTGGGGTGTTTCCGCCGACGACACTCCTCTCCCCAAGCCCCCTGCGCCAGCCACCTCTTCACTTGGACAGATCGATTCAGAAACGCCTCCTCCGGCGGCGTTGGATCCTCCCAGTCTTCCCGAATCAAACGCCGACGAGGATTCACCGCAGGGATCCGCGGCGGAGACCCCCGCGGAATCAAGCGACGTCGATTCTTTGGGCTCCCAAACTCAGCGTGATGATTCATCCACCGACACTCGACCTCAACTGCTGGTCCAACTGAACAACAACGAACGCTTCGAGCAGCCCGCGGTGATCGCGGCTGCCTCCGTTCGAAGCTGGATGAATCTGTTGCTCGGCGGATCCCTTCGCAGCCAACTCTGTTTGATCGCCAATCCCGACGAAGGCGATTTTGCTGCCTTGATCCGGATGGCGCGTGAATCCTTGCAGCCTCGGTTCGTCCGCTTGACCAGCGCGACGGGAAGCATTGTCGCGCAAGTCATCTTTGGGTTGGTGATTTTGGTCGTGTCGGTTTACTTCTTTTTAATCGACGGTCCTGTGATGATCCGCACGCTGATGCGGCTTTCGCCGATGGACGACAACTACGAACATCAACTGTTGATGGAATTTGACCGAACCAGTCGGGCGGTGGTGCTGGCAAGCGTCGCCAGTGCATTGGTTCAAGGCATCCTGGCAACCATTGGATTCTGGCTCTGTGATTTTGATCAGATTGTCTTGCTGTTGTTCCTGACCAGTGTGA encodes:
- a CDS encoding PH domain-containing protein — its product is MNDTDETVLWEAEFNPKVRVYWLISAVLTTFLTIFLIPLLPLIAPLAWYISGLYLKSHRCTLTERTLKVSRGVLVRQEKTVPLDRITDLGLVQGPIMRSLDLEAVSVETAGQSGPGSLVRLTGIRNGRSFRDAVLKQRDMVTGGEPARLTAAAEPDGIVDTNVQATLTEIRDILKRIEARSTSL
- a CDS encoding PVC-type heme-binding CxxCH protein, producing the protein MNLRRPPLLFCFAVWIGCFATAAHAQRNLTDIPEPDPVAEAAAMKLDSGAAVNLFAADPAIRKPIQMNFDCTGALWVASSKSYPQVKPGEIPNDQIVVLRDLDHDGVAESSTVFADGLLIPTGVIPDGPHAAYVAASTELLYFEDTDHDGVADKRRIVLSGFGTEDTHHLVHTLRWGPDGCLYFNQSIYIHSHIDTPDGTKRLDGGGIWRYRPSTGQLDVFCKGFINPWGHIVDTNGESFVSDGAAFDGITHAFPDAVFKTSPGATRWLLGLNPGSPKYCGLEILSGSHIPPEWKGDLITNDFRSHRVCRFSIRPNGADYISRQQPEPLTTEHVAFRPIDARMAPDGTLMIADWYNPIIQHGEVDFRDPRRDTEHGRIWRLSFPNRPLDPWPDFLASSTPELLGYLEDESLTVRQFARQTLWDHLEDPGFFDQVGNWVQSREDGLAHRQLESQWLREAAFQPIATDAAIAQLNAWKADPSSVPDNARAWLRSQFRSADQTRVTDPANATKAMTDAASLVEAAIDIADPALTLEVVVQCGQLDSEESAVWLHQILARTLASDQPLSSQASLDFALWQSIRETAEHWQRGNETLQQIWEDSPQTLAWSVGAVGSADAAKLLIDRVAWDQSSPDAADDQWLKAIGEVATAEQLGSVLSRLLGGDPSQVQHRISVLLESTSKRKNVAPTNADASVKQWLSKQTTKDLKPSTLRWISQSTQQWKLKSTEATLLSAIQTRSDASAADRQVWIKALASLPTPQANQQLMSIAKSGSVADRVAAIDGLVASRPGAAIPLVLSALTKPETSEAAHGWLVSALSRPDLVKRYTEKMNETELASDTARTLLRAIRSAGGNAGLEQAIRKAGKLADATWKLTPELKSRLLKRVQESGSATRGELVYRRQELQCISCHAIGTAGGLVGPNLVSLGGSSQPDYVLESLLDPSARLKEGYSTRKILTEDGEVISGIAIGQTDDATRLRLADGTEREIETDAILDDAPGKSLMPEGLLDNLTEAELVDLTTFLVALGRDPKFTVSTQNIVRSFETLNYTAAANGRLNRTSVDTAAQDDPAMTWRDLTSMVDGTVRLEELDRFKQHRQSPFISFLRFDIEVTPSDSNTETATIALKLIESTPSADDEKSWDGFEAWVDGKPTPTWQLKNLPLSRGRHRITLSINRDEMMSAFGIALEGDAIAASQN
- the rlmN gene encoding 23S rRNA (adenine(2503)-C(2))-methyltransferase RlmN, translating into MSAAAATHRLFRMDEMETLRRDRRLDPQLIRQLRNGLLKKFEPDDVVRERFPASDAVQLHALKLFQRMDSEIDGATKLLFETDSGLLIESVILRIASGRTTLCVSSQIGCAAACDFCATGKMGIAKNLATEEILDQVVQAGQILRAENRRLSNIVFMGMGEPLHNEANVTEAIQLLTAPDHFARSPSTVLVSTVGVPAAMLRLANAFPRLNLALSLHSADQATRETIIPLGKKASLTQLHDTIQEIQTIQDREFMIEYLMLRGVNDSAEDAKRLIDWIGDLRVHVNLIPYNTIEASPHLQASPRPTIESFADLLKASGLKTTVRYSLGHDIEAACGQLIRQENRQRAMQARRAAAEGDSHVGFLDVRQVIDGLES
- a CDS encoding sigma-70 family RNA polymerase sigma factor; its protein translation is MTSPDPSDLDPPEPHDSRASDHAAADPAFSAESSNRAEEIAQYEPYLRMLARMQMRANYKAKLGASDIVQQTMLQAVAAVDQYRGTTEAEWRAWLRKILVRQMCHLDRDLHRDKRDIRREQSMEQRVAQSSMRLEGLLAGDVGTPSQHAMVGESLLTLADAIESLPEAQRDAISLHYLEGLKLSDVAERMDKTAGSVAGLLHRGMKQLRQNFHE
- a CDS encoding AI-2E family transporter translates to MRSQRLKIEREFVGRRKKNQQRTSGSAPREDSHSRDADSASPGSTPSDSGFPDSSPASETAAQTAGDEPLNAVVSDPESEPQDTEVPPGNRKQILFPQLPSLSRIMSVVMLVIGILAVGVLFYRLMVGFFVPLFLAALLVVIFRPIHLWIFEKVGRRRRLAAGSTTALILLIVLLPMGILVSVATTQFTILLSKMNLSNMSVAMDRVRSQVGLSLPHPEHFRELDRIIGDITVPQADNPQAVQDKINELNQAAAIVTYLQSEVPDAGVAEAAAEIAVNNLSQFSDLLKQSIQSQTIESEWGVSADDTPLPKPPAPATSSLGQIDSETPPPAALDPPSLPESNADEDSPQGSAAETPAESSDVDSLGSQTQRDDSSTDTRPQLLVQLNNNERFEQPAVIAAASVRSWMNLLLGGSLRSQLCLIANPDEGDFAALIRMARESLQPRFVRLTSATGSIVAQVIFGLVILVVSVYFFLIDGPVMIRTLMRLSPMDDNYEHQLLMEFDRTSRAVVLASVASALVQGILATIGFWLCDFDQIVLLLFLTSVMALVPFLGAASVWVPCALWLGLVDQRWIAASFLAFYGATVVSSIDNVIKVYVLHGRSQLHPLFALLSVIGGVSVFGPIGILVGPMVVVFLQTLLEILNHELTTSHPEEEIAPQAAG
- a CDS encoding SMC-Scp complex subunit ScpB; the protein is MNEPSDSPKDEIPEDGPPENAEALDNEFDDDEEGFSLEQLGAAYARVAAMSESGDDAPADLDPAELLRAEPDPAPRDEESGNEFVEEDPDSDEALAVAAQSSADSDATADHAATPEAIVEAALFVGHPENLPLTPPRLASIMRGFSPEEVVEIIEKLNASYRTERQGIRIVEQDGGYRMVVAPEVESVRAAFTGKVRETRLNQAAVEVLSLVAYQPGITSARVTDLRGRDSGSLLNQMVRRRLVEVKREPGEGTDKLVSRFYPGERLLVLLGLESIDDLPHVEEANM
- the ruvB gene encoding Holliday junction branch migration DNA helicase RuvB, translating into MIDRLMAREAIYQQSNPDPGGDPPEDGPPPTNSIADGGEEPDRGPDPDVTLRPQRMAEMVGQQDVIERLRIAIDAAQVRGEPLGHILFDGPPGLGKTTFATVIPSEMNTTVQMANGAGLKAPRDLLPYLTNVSRGSVLFIDEIHRVPRAIEEYLYTAMEDFRIDIVLGEGVNARTLNLSLEPFTLIGATTRAGMLTAPLRDRFQIREHLGWYTRNELAEIVQRNSKKLNIEVDPISAGVIADRSRSTPRLANNRLLWVRDYAQSKANGNVEARICEAALDMIGIDHLGLDKQDRNYLDTLMRVFLGGPAGLDAIAHTMNVSSDTLEDEVEPFLLRSELLVRTRRGRLATPKAFEHMKREMPDRPLP